In Alteromonas naphthalenivorans, one DNA window encodes the following:
- a CDS encoding RDD family protein translates to MIYDTLVAVAVGMCAAMVVIVTLIVLLSNGILDLQGYEQPAELIQASTGYKLLIQVWVGLWVVGFFLWFWKRGGQTLGMRAWRLRIFSTVDAPMTWPRLLIRLVASLGGLGTLLVLFDFKHKQSLQDRLAQTQVLKLTKESNDHKSW, encoded by the coding sequence ATGATTTACGATACATTAGTTGCCGTTGCGGTGGGGATGTGTGCTGCTATGGTGGTAATAGTGACGCTTATTGTGTTGCTTTCAAATGGTATATTGGATTTGCAAGGCTACGAGCAGCCCGCTGAATTAATTCAAGCATCTACTGGGTATAAGTTACTGATTCAAGTATGGGTTGGTTTGTGGGTGGTTGGTTTCTTTTTATGGTTTTGGAAGCGAGGTGGGCAAACCTTGGGAATGCGTGCATGGAGACTTCGTATTTTCAGCACCGTAGATGCACCTATGACATGGCCGCGATTGCTTATTCGTTTGGTGGCCTCACTAGGTGGCTTAGGTACGCTATTGGTGCTGTTTGATTTTAAGCACAAGCAGTCATTGCAAGATAGATTGGCGCAAACCCAAGTGCTCAAATTGACTAAAGAAAGTAACGATCATAAAAGCTGGTAA
- the lptG gene encoding LPS export ABC transporter permease LptG — protein MFKILDLYIARTLLGTVTVTLSVLIGLSALIKFVEQLRKVGEGDYDMMVAFLYVVLSLPRDLEQFFPMATLLGGLIGMGVLASNSELVVMQAAGMSRWNIIVSTMKSATIMILLVMAVGEWVTPFSESKAKEIRTEAISGGSLFSSEQLVWAKDGEHFVSIGEVLSRDSLKDINIFDFNDDLSLESITYAKSGNFDGSEWRLSDVDVTRFSETAVTLDNEKSMQWNSTLTPDKLGIVAVKPEALSISGLLDYVGYLANNGQDPSRYELALWRKILQPVSVGVMLLMALSFIFGPLRSVTMGARVIMGVLTGFGFFILNEVFGPLSLVYQIPPFLGALLPSLLFAAIAAIMLRK, from the coding sequence ATGTTTAAAATCCTCGATTTATATATTGCTCGCACGCTGTTAGGTACGGTAACTGTTACTCTATCGGTCCTTATTGGCTTAAGCGCACTGATTAAATTCGTAGAGCAACTGCGTAAAGTGGGTGAAGGCGACTACGACATGATGGTGGCGTTCCTTTATGTCGTGCTTAGCTTACCAAGAGATTTAGAACAGTTTTTCCCCATGGCAACCCTTCTGGGCGGGTTAATCGGTATGGGTGTACTTGCCAGCAACAGTGAGCTTGTTGTTATGCAAGCAGCAGGCATGAGTAGATGGAACATAATTGTCTCTACCATGAAGTCTGCCACTATCATGATTCTATTGGTCATGGCTGTGGGTGAATGGGTCACCCCCTTCAGTGAATCTAAAGCCAAAGAAATTCGCACAGAGGCCATTTCAGGCGGAAGCTTATTCTCTTCAGAGCAATTGGTTTGGGCTAAAGATGGCGAACACTTCGTGAGTATTGGCGAAGTGTTAAGTCGTGATTCACTAAAAGATATTAATATTTTTGATTTTAACGACGACCTTTCACTTGAAAGTATTACCTATGCTAAATCGGGTAATTTCGATGGCAGTGAGTGGCGTTTAAGTGATGTGGACGTTACGCGTTTTAGTGAAACCGCGGTAACGTTAGATAACGAAAAAAGTATGCAATGGAACTCGACATTAACGCCAGATAAGTTGGGTATTGTTGCCGTAAAACCTGAAGCTCTATCTATTTCTGGTTTGCTAGACTATGTGGGCTACTTAGCCAATAACGGACAAGATCCATCACGCTACGAATTGGCACTGTGGCGCAAAATATTACAACCTGTGTCGGTAGGGGTAATGCTATTAATGGCCTTGTCGTTCATCTTTGGCCCGCTGCGCAGTGTTACTATGGGTGCCCGGGTGATCATGGGCGTACTGACCGGCTTTGGCTTCTTCATTTTAAATGAAGTGTTTGGCCCACTTAGCTTGGTATATCAAATTCCACCGTTTTTAGGCGCTTTACTTCCCAGCTTATTGTTCGCGGCCATCGCCGCCATCATGCTGAGAAAGTAG
- the lptF gene encoding LPS export ABC transporter permease LptF: protein MLIFRYLLKETLKSQLAIFFILMAIFVTLRFVRVLGDASDGDIPAGLVLGFLGLYAPILASLVLPISAYLGIMLAHGRLYVDSEMTVMRACGISEWYITRVMLFLSVLIMIVTGAITLYFAPMAAENEYQLREKARNEAGLSAIIPGRFQQTGNAKAVIFVHDIDTDDQLRRVFLSQNKTENGENQVQVVYAQTGQVASNPDGTRNLVLKQGVQYEGQQSQKSYRKVEFDEYQIQIADKPAEEARRKVSVLPTTELWGDESIEARAELQWRIAIPLSLPFLILIAVPLSAVDPRQGRFGKMFPAILLYLGYFLLLLASRRVLEDGKIPPQLGLWWVHTIMLIIGVALIVRDRKTGTQFRAWILGKK, encoded by the coding sequence ATGTTGATATTCCGCTATTTGCTTAAGGAAACCCTTAAGTCTCAGTTAGCCATATTTTTCATTCTAATGGCGATATTTGTCACCCTTAGATTTGTACGTGTACTTGGTGATGCCTCAGACGGCGATATACCAGCAGGACTAGTACTTGGCTTTCTTGGGCTATACGCCCCTATTCTCGCATCACTCGTGCTGCCTATAAGCGCTTATTTAGGCATTATGCTGGCCCATGGGCGACTGTATGTAGACAGCGAAATGACTGTCATGCGCGCATGCGGTATCAGTGAGTGGTACATCACCCGAGTGATGTTGTTTCTCTCAGTACTCATTATGATAGTTACGGGGGCGATTACCCTCTATTTTGCCCCTATGGCGGCTGAAAACGAGTACCAACTTAGGGAAAAAGCCCGAAACGAAGCTGGCCTTTCTGCCATTATTCCTGGTCGATTCCAACAAACCGGTAATGCCAAAGCGGTTATTTTTGTTCACGACATTGATACGGACGACCAATTGCGCCGCGTGTTTTTATCGCAAAATAAAACTGAAAATGGTGAAAATCAGGTTCAAGTGGTTTACGCGCAAACAGGGCAAGTAGCCAGTAACCCTGATGGCACCCGAAACTTGGTGTTAAAACAAGGGGTGCAGTACGAAGGTCAGCAGTCGCAAAAAAGCTACCGCAAGGTAGAATTCGATGAATACCAAATTCAAATAGCAGATAAGCCTGCAGAGGAAGCAAGACGCAAGGTTAGCGTTTTACCTACTACTGAATTATGGGGTGACGAATCGATAGAAGCCCGTGCAGAGTTACAATGGCGTATCGCTATTCCTCTTTCACTGCCCTTCTTGATTCTTATTGCGGTGCCATTGAGCGCGGTAGATCCCCGCCAAGGCCGATTTGGAAAAATGTTTCCGGCTATACTGCTCTATCTTGGCTACTTCTTATTGTTATTAGCCAGCAGACGGGTATTAGAAGACGGCAAAATCCCCCCTCAACTTGGGTTGTGGTGGGTGCATACCATCATGCTGATAATTGGTGTTGCCTTGATTGTGCGAGACAGAAAAACAGGTACCCAATTTAGGGCCTGGATATTGGGGAAAAAATAG
- the pepA gene encoding leucyl aminopeptidase, whose amino-acid sequence MEFSVKSGSPEKQRSACIVVGVFEPRRLTAVAEQLDEISEGYISNLLRRGDLEGKAGQMLLLHHVPNVLSERVLLVGCGKERELDERQYKQIIAKTITTLNETGSMEAVCFLTELHVKGRDTYWKVRQAVEATEDSLYTFLQLKTKKGEPRRPLRKIVFNVPTRRELTVGERAVEHGLAISRGAKVTKDVANMPPNICNPAYLWEQAQSLASQYDSVSAEVVDETQMAELGMQAYLAVGRGSANESMMSIMHHRGGPADQAPIVLVGKGLTFDSGGISIKPGEAMDEMKYDMGGAAGVLGTMHTIAALNLPINIIGVLAGCENMPDGTAYRPGDILTTMSGQTVEVLNTDAEGRLVLCDALTYVERYEPELVIDVATLTGAVIIALGHHATGVMSTHNPLAHELLNASEQSSDRAWRLPVWDDYQEQLESPFADMTNLGGRPAGSITAACFLSRFTKKYNWAHLDIAGTAWRSGKNKGATGRPVPMLSQFLMNRAGTKLED is encoded by the coding sequence GTGGAGTTTAGTGTAAAAAGTGGCAGTCCGGAAAAACAACGCAGTGCCTGTATTGTTGTCGGGGTCTTCGAGCCGCGCCGCCTTACCGCGGTGGCTGAACAACTAGACGAAATCAGTGAAGGCTATATTAGCAACTTATTACGCCGCGGCGACCTAGAAGGTAAAGCCGGGCAAATGCTATTGCTGCACCATGTACCGAATGTACTGAGTGAGCGCGTATTACTAGTTGGTTGCGGAAAAGAGCGCGAACTTGATGAACGCCAATACAAGCAAATTATTGCCAAAACCATTACTACCCTGAACGAAACGGGCTCGATGGAAGCGGTGTGTTTCTTAACGGAATTACACGTTAAAGGTCGCGACACTTATTGGAAAGTGCGTCAAGCCGTAGAAGCTACCGAAGATTCTTTGTATACCTTCTTGCAACTTAAAACCAAGAAAGGTGAACCACGTCGTCCGTTGCGTAAAATCGTATTTAACGTACCTACACGTCGCGAACTCACCGTGGGTGAGCGTGCAGTAGAGCATGGGCTAGCCATTTCTCGCGGCGCCAAAGTTACCAAAGATGTGGCTAACATGCCGCCAAACATTTGTAACCCTGCTTACCTGTGGGAACAAGCCCAGTCTTTAGCCAGCCAGTACGACAGCGTGAGCGCTGAAGTTGTAGATGAAACCCAAATGGCTGAACTGGGCATGCAAGCCTATTTAGCCGTAGGCCGTGGTTCTGCAAACGAAAGTATGATGAGTATTATGCACCACCGTGGTGGTCCAGCCGATCAAGCACCTATTGTGCTGGTGGGTAAAGGGCTTACCTTCGACTCAGGTGGTATTTCAATTAAGCCTGGCGAAGCCATGGATGAGATGAAATATGACATGGGCGGTGCAGCTGGTGTGCTAGGTACTATGCACACAATTGCAGCGCTAAACCTGCCTATAAACATTATTGGTGTGCTAGCCGGCTGTGAAAACATGCCAGATGGTACGGCTTATCGCCCAGGTGATATCTTAACCACCATGTCGGGGCAAACGGTTGAAGTATTAAATACGGATGCAGAAGGACGCTTGGTACTGTGTGATGCGTTAACCTACGTTGAGCGCTACGAGCCTGAGCTGGTGATTGACGTGGCTACCTTAACCGGTGCCGTCATTATCGCGCTTGGCCACCATGCAACCGGTGTAATGAGCACACATAACCCGCTTGCCCATGAACTGCTAAATGCATCTGAACAAAGTTCAGATCGCGCATGGCGTTTGCCAGTGTGGGATGATTACCAAGAACAGCTTGAAAGCCCGTTTGCTGATATGACTAACTTAGGTGGTCGTCCGGCAGGCAGTATAACGGCAGCGTGTTTCTTGTCTCGTTTCACCAAGAAATATAATTGGGCGCACTTAGATATTGCCGGTACTGCATGGCGCAGTGGCAAGAACAAAGGTGCAACAGGGCGACCTGTTCCTATGTTATCGCAGTTCTTAATGAACCGCGCTGGCACCAAGTTAGAGGACTAA
- a CDS encoding DNA polymerase III subunit chi, protein MPQVVFYQLSAGDTSVASRASELIADAFANKQKISVLCDTQKQAEEVDEFLWQLPANRFVPHNLYGEGPQSGTPVEICWQPEQVARRQMVVNVGSGMVPSPNQHRQIIDFVPVDDEAKQAARVRYKNYQQAGCNMQFKKTA, encoded by the coding sequence ATGCCTCAAGTCGTGTTTTATCAACTGAGCGCAGGCGACACCAGTGTGGCGTCTCGCGCGAGCGAACTTATTGCAGATGCTTTTGCCAACAAGCAAAAGATAAGCGTGTTATGCGATACGCAAAAGCAAGCCGAAGAAGTTGATGAATTTTTATGGCAATTGCCAGCCAATCGCTTTGTACCCCACAACCTATATGGTGAAGGGCCACAAAGCGGCACACCGGTGGAAATTTGTTGGCAACCCGAGCAGGTTGCCCGCCGTCAAATGGTGGTTAACGTTGGTTCGGGCATGGTGCCTTCGCCAAATCAACATCGCCAAATTATCGATTTTGTTCCCGTAGATGACGAAGCCAAACAGGCTGCGCGGGTGCGATATAAGAACTACCAGCAAGCCGGATGTAATATGCAGTTTAAGAAAACTGCATAG